One window of the Salminus brasiliensis chromosome 1, fSalBra1.hap2, whole genome shotgun sequence genome contains the following:
- the LOC140560307 gene encoding trace amine-associated receptor 13c-like translates to MEELFETGFAHLNNQCLALQNISCSAVFHFNYSNLILSLYISVISVVTVCGNMVVIASIALFKQLRTPTNLIILSLAVSDLIVGGLIMPMQNVMILDTCLHYGKNLCPVFHFVSSIIGSVSLYNIVLIAIDRFFALRNPFLYVAKNMMQTMRICISCGWVCAVLYNVILYVGNSKGERKLVCVLQCAVPANNTWGLIDIVFSFFLPCIVIISLYILVLRVALRHAKAISDTVQKILSQRKRKSFSKSQLKATKTLGIVVFVYLVCWVPGYTTFINLESNQNISLSITSMLCLFYSHSCLNPFIYAISYPWFKKSAMIIFTLKKSV, encoded by the coding sequence ATGGAAGAGCTCTTTGAAACAGGCTTTGCCCATCTGAATAATCAGTGTCTTGCGCTTCAGAACATAAGCTGCTCTGCGGTATTTCATTTCAATTACAGTAATTTGATTCTGTCTCTGTACATATCTGTGATCTCTGTGGTCACAGTGTGCGGAAACATGGTTGTGATTGCCTCTATTGCACTTTTCAAGCAGCTCCGCACACCTACGAACTTGATCATCCTCTCTTTGGCCGTGTCAGACCTTATAGTCGGAGGGTTAATTATGCCAATGCAGAATGTTATGATTCTTGACACATGTTTGCACTATGGGAAAAATCTCTGTCctgtttttcactttgtcaGTTCCATCATTGGCTCTGTATCTCTGTATAATATTGTCTTAATAGCTATAGATCGTTTTTTTGCCTTGAGGAATCCTTTCCTGTATGTGGCAAAAAATATGATGCAGACAATGCGTATTTGTATAAGTTGTGGATGGGTTTGTGCAGTGTTATATAATGTAATTCTTTATGTTGGTAATTCAAAGGGGGAAAGAAAGCTGGTGTGTGTCCTTCAGTGTGCAGTGCCAGCCAATAATACATGGGGTCTCATTGATattgttttcagtttttttctgccatgtattgtgataataaGCCTATATATTTTAGTTCTTAGAGTGGCATTGAGACATGCAAAGGCCATTTCTGACACAGTACAAAAAATTTTGtctcaaagaaaaagaaaatcatttagCAAGTCACAGTTAAAAGCAACTAAGACATTAGGCATAgtggtgtttgtgtatttgGTGTGCTGGGTCCCTGGGTACACAACTTTTATTAATTTAGAATCTAACCAAAACATCTCTCTGAGCATTACCTCTATGCTATGCCTTTTCTACAGTCACTCCTGTCTCAATCCCTTTATTTATGCTATATCTTATCCCTGGTTTAAAAAATCAGCTATGATTATCTTTACACTGAAGAAGTCAGTGTAA
- the LOC140561044 gene encoding trace amine-associated receptor 5-like: MEKWDSEANYLIDPTTKFFAHLDYRCLAFRNVSCSADIHLNYSDLIVFLFMLVMSILTMCGNMVVIFSVSIFKKLHTPTNFIILSLAVSDFVIGAIVMPVQCVMLLDICVHHAKTLCPVYHFISTIVGTVSLYNIVLIAVDRYVALCNPFFYLAKMTVRTMLICISFGWGFSLCYNLTVMYIGSLKQQVGNVICLRECAVPINNTWGLVDLIFIFIIPCLLIIILYFRVLTVALRHANAISNTAKLPVSQKKKKSELKATKTLGSVVLVYLVSWIPWYTCLVNIESLPNPFISITYLMCLFFSNSCINPIIYAISYPWFKKAVIVISLH, encoded by the coding sequence ATGGAAAAATGGGACTCTGAAGCAAATTACTTAATTGATCCAACCACAAAATTTTTTGCCCACCTGGATTACCGTTGTCTTGCATTTAGGAATGTGAGCTGCTCTGCAGATATTCATTTAAATTACAGTGATTTGATTGTTTTTCTATTCATGTTGGTGATGTCTATTCTGACAATGTGTGGAAACATGGTTGTAATTTTCTCTGTTTCAATTTTCAAGAAGCTTCACACACCTACCAACTTTATCATCCTCTCATTGGCTGTGTCAGACTTTGTAATTGGAGCAATTGTGATGCCAGTACAGTGTGTTATGCTTCTCGACATTTGTGTACATCATGCAAAAACTCTCTGCCCTGTTTATCACTTTATCAGCACAATTGTTGGCACTGTGTCACTATATAACATTGTGCTAATTGCAGTTGACCGATATGTTGCTTTGTGTAACCCCTTCTTTTATTTGGCAAAAATGACTGTAAGAACTATGCTAATATGTATAAGTTTTGGATGGGGCTTTTCACTCTGTTATAATCTGACAGTGATGTATATTGGGAGTTTAAAACAACAGGTGGGTAATGTGATCTGTTTGAGGGAATGTGCAGTGCCTATCAATAACACCTGGGGTCTTGTTGATTTGATATTCATCTTCATTATTCCATGTCTCCtcataataattttatatttcaGAGTCCTAACTGTGGCCCTAAGACATGCAAACGCCATTTCCAACACAGCAAAGTTACCTGTTTctcagaagaaaaagaaatcagaGCTAAAGGCTACCAAAACTTTAGgttctgttgtgctggtttattTGGTTAGCTGGATCCCATGGTACACGTGTCTAGTGAATATAGAGAGTCTCCCAAACCCCTTCATCAGCATAACCTATCTGATGTGTCTTTTCTTCAGTAATTCTTGTATTAATCCCATTATTTATGCAATATCTTATCCTTGGTTCAAGAAGGCAGTGATAGTCATTTCTTTACATTGA
- the LOC140574773 gene encoding trace amine-associated receptor 13c-like, whose protein sequence is MLQAINSSLMEEADLNEYCYPELNVSCVKGFYSVTAKSVFYFLLILAMTVTILGNFVVIVSIAHFKQLHTPTNILVMSLALADLLLGMIVMPFSMIRSVDGCWYFGEAFCLLHSSFDMFLTSVSIFHLICIATDRYQAVCHPLHYPTRITIPIAWLMVALSWATAAVYSYGLMYSKANTASLDEYIESISCMGSCNLLFNALWGALDTLIGFLLPCLVMVCLYAQIFLVSKKHARKIEGTKQCTNGTIISQSVKHENKAAKTLAIVVGAFILCWMPFFVNSLIDPYINFSTPAVLFEVFVWLGYVNSTLNPLIYGLFYPWFRKSLYLIVTLRIFAPQSSDTNVFVS, encoded by the coding sequence ATGCTGCAAGCCATAAATTCATCTTTAATGGAAGAAGCAGATTTAAATGAGTACTGTTATCCTGAATTGAATGTCTCATGTGTGAAAGGCTTTTACAGTGTGACAGctaaatctgtgttttattttttactgattTTGGCAATGACAGTGACTATTCTAGGGAACTTTGTAGTTATTGTCTCCATAGCACACTTTAAACAACtgcacacacccacaaacaTACTGGTGATGTCTCTAGCCCTGGCTGACTTGTTGCTGGGCATGATTGTCATGCCGTTCAGCATGATCCGGTCTGTGGATGGCTGCTGGTACTTTGGAGAAGCCTTCTGTTTATTGCACTCTAGTTTTGACATGTTTCTGACCTCTGTATCTATCTTCCACCTGATTTGCATTGCAACAGACCGGTATCAAGCTGTATGCCATCCGCTTCACTACCCTACAAGAATAACCATTCCCATTGCGTGGCTAATGGTAGCTCTGAGTTGGGCTACAGCTGCAGTGTATTCTTACGGCCTCATGTATTCAAAAGCAAACACAGCAAGTCTGGACGAGTATATAGAGTCAATTTCCTGCATGGGGAGTTGTAACCTTTTGTTCAATGCATTGTGGGGGGCTTTGGATACGTTGATAGGTTTCCTTTTGCCATGCTTAGTCATGGTTTGCTTGTATGCTCAAATTTTTTTGGTGTCAAAAAAGCATGCGAGGAAAATTGAAGGCACAAAACAGTGCACAAATGGGACAATCATTTCTCAAAGTGTGAAACATGagaacaaagcagcaaaaactCTTGCCATTGTTGTAGGAGCATTTATTCTTTGCTGGATGCCTTTTTTTGTTAACTCTTTAATTGATCCTTACATTAACTTCTCCACTCCTGCAGTTCTTTTTGAAGTGTTTGTCTGGTTGGGCTATGTTAATTCAACTTTAAATCCTTTAATATATGGCCTCTTCTATCCATGGTTCAGGAAATCCCTCTATCTCATTGTTACACTAAGAATATTTGCTCCTCAATCCTCTGACACAAATGTTTTTGTAtcttaa
- the LOC140574792 gene encoding trace amine-associated receptor 4-like: MAWMDTLFMNKTDVDNVLLCFPHQLDSCPRLHRFFMLKGAMYVFMLVAILMTVFGNLLVIVSISHFKQLQSPTNLIILSMALVDCMLGCMVMPFSMVRWVEGCWFLGDFFCQIHSSLDMTLSIASILHLCLVSVDRYLAICEPLSYRMKVTNASVAVCIAIIWLFSCLFSFGIVFSKVNIMGLDEQMLNPCVGNCVLIFNKEWGVIAPLLNFYIPGTIMSCLYLKIFHVARKQARMISDRTAVGMSSEKNQEQRERKAAKTLGIVMGVFLLCWLPFFLTTVIDPFLGFSTPVDVFDALIWFGYFNSMFNPLIYGFFYPRFQKAFKMIILRYICRFTNSRNLVLQ, translated from the coding sequence ATGGCTTGGATGGACACCCTATTCATGAATAAAACCGATGTGGACAATGTACTTCTGTGCTTCCCACACCAGCTTGACTCCTGCCCCAGGCTGCATCGCTTCTTCATGCTCAAAGGGGCCATGTATGTTTTCATGCTGGTTGCCATCCTCATGACTGTCTTTGGGAACCTGCTTGTCATCGTTTCCATTTCTCACTTTAAACAGCTACAGTCTCCAACTAACCTCATCATCCTCTCCATGGCCTTGGTGGACTGTATGTTGGGCTGTATGGTCATGCCTTTCAGTATGGTGCGATGGGTGGAAGGCTGCTGGTTCTTGGGTGATTTCTTCTGTCAAATACATTCAAGTTTAGACATGACCCTTAGTATTGCTTCTATTCTGCACCTATGTTTAGTATCTGTTGACAGGTACCTGGCCATTTGTGAGCCTTTGAGTTACAGGATGAAGGTGACAAATGCCAGTGTAGCAGTGTGCATTGCAATCATTTGGTTATTTTCATGTTTGTTTAGCTTTGGGATTGTGTTTTCCAAGGTAAACATTATGGGCCTGGACGAACAAATGCTAAACCCCTGTGTCGGAAACTGTGTTTTGATTTTCAATAAGGAATGGGGTGTTATTGCGCCACTTCTTAACTTTTACATTCCAGGAACAATAATGAGTTGCCTTTACCTTAAAATATTCCATGTTGCACGAAAACAAGCAAGAATGATATCTGACAGAACAGCTGTGGGGATGTCTAGTGAGAAAAACCAAGAACAAAGGGAGAGAAAGGCAGCTAAAACTCTAGGCATCGTTATGGGAGTGTTTCTGCTGTGCTGGCTGCCGTTTTTTCTTACCACTGTAATCGACCCATTCCTTGGTTTCTCAACTCCTGTTGATGTTTTTGATGCCTTGATTTGGTTTGGGTATTTTAATTCCATGTTTAATCCATTAATATATGGTTTCTTTTATCCACGCTTTcagaaagcatttaaaatgatcaTATTAAGGTACATTTGTCGCTTTACAAACTCAAGGAACTTAGTACTTCAGTAA
- the LOC140574781 gene encoding trace amine-associated receptor 4-like: MAWINAHIMNLTNANADNALLCFPHQPDSCPREHRFLVFKVAMYFLMLGTILMTVFGNLLVMITISHFKQLQSPTNLIILSMALVDCLLGCLIMPFSMVRWLERCWFLGEIFCQIHSGLDMTLSIASILHLCLVSIDRYLAICKPLSYKTKVTNGKVAVCIVVIWLFSVTYSFGIVLSKVNVTGLENLLMQASCVGNCALIFNLESGVILSLVAFFIPGAIMSSLYLKIFHVARKQAKIMSERLTVRQNGGMVVHSAEQRERKAAKTLGIVMGIFLLCWLPFFIVTLTDPVLNFPTPLDVFDALVWFGYLNSTFNPLVYGFFYPRFQRAFKIIISKVLHLNNANNLLL; the protein is encoded by the coding sequence ATGGCTTGGATCAATGCCCACATTATGAATCTGACTAATGCTAATGCAGACAATGCACTGCTCTGTTTCCCTCACCAGCCTGACTCCTGCCCCAGAGAACACCGTTTTCTTGTGTTTAAAGTGGCGATGTACTTCTTAATGCTGGGTACTATTCTTATGACTGTCTTTGGGAACTTGTTGGTTATGATCactatttctcattttaaacaGCTGCAGTCTCCAACCAACCTCATTATCCTCTCCATGGCCTTGGTGGACTGTTTGTTGGGCTGTTTGATCATGCCCTTCAGTATGGTGCGATGGTTGGAACGGTGCTGGTTTTTGGGAGAGATTTTTTGTCAAATACATTCTGGATTAGACATGACCCTCAGTATTGCCTCTATTCTGCACTTGTGTTTGGTATCTATTGACAGATACCTGGCTATTTGTAAACCTCTGAGTTACAAGACGAAGGTGACAAATGGCAAAGTGGCAGTGTGCATCGTAGTGAtatggctgttttcagtcacaTATAGCTTTGGGATTGTTCTGTCTAAAGTAAATGTTACAGGTCTGGAGAACCTTTTAATGCAAGCTTCTTGTGTTGGAAACTGTGCTTTGATTTTTAACCTAGAGTCAGGTGTTATTCTTTCACTTGTGGCATTTTTCATTCCAGGGGCTATCATGAGCTCTCTGTACCTTAAGATATTTCATGTTGCAAGAAAGCAAGCTAAAATAATGTCTGAAAGGTTGACTGTAAGACAGAATGGTGGAATGGTGGTCCATTCAGCagaacagagggagagaaaagcagCTAAAACTCTTGGCATTGTCATGGGAATTTTTCTACTGTGCTGGCTGCCATTTTTCATTGTTACTTTAACTGATCCAGTGCTTAATTTTCCAACCCCTTTAGATGTTTTTGATGCCCTGGTATGGTTTGGGTACCTCAATTCAACATTCAACCCCTTGGTCTATGGCTTTTTTTATCCTCGCTTTCAAAGGGCATTTAAGATCATCATATCAAAAGTTCTACACCTcaataatgcaaataatttaTTACTCTAA
- the LOC140574788 gene encoding trace amine-associated receptor 4-like codes for MDTHITNLTNANADSVLLCFPHQPDSCPREHRFLVLKVAMYFLMLGTIFMTVFGNLLVMITISHFKQLQSPTNLIILSMALVDCLLGCLIMPFSMVRWLEGCWFLGEIFCQIHSGLDMTLSIASILHLCLVSIDRYLAICEPLSYRMKVTNGKVAVCIAMIWLFSVTFSFGVVLSKVNVIGLENLLMQASCVGNCALIFNREWGVTVSLVAFFVPGTVMSSLYLKIFYVARKQAKIMSERSTVKQNSCGTKVHSSEQRERKAAKTLGIVMGIFLLCWLPFFIVTITDPFLNFSTPLDVFDALVWFGYLNSTFNPLVYGFFYPRFQKAFRIIISKSLHLSNANNLLL; via the coding sequence ATGGACACCCACATTACAAATCTGACTAATGCTAATGCAGACAGTGTGCTACTCTGCTTCCCACACCAGCCTGACTCCTGCCCCAGAGAACACCGTTTTCTTGTGCTCAAAGTGGCGATGTATTTCTTAATGCTGGGTACTATTTTTATGACTGTCTTTGGGAACTTGTTGGTTATGATCactatttctcattttaaacaGCTGCAGTCTCCAACCAACCTCATCATCCTCTCCATGGCCTTGGTGGACTGTTTGTTGGGCTGTTTGATCATGCCCTTCAGTATGGTGCGATGGTTGGAAGGCTGCTGGTTTTTGGGAGAGATTTTTTGTCAAATACATTCTGGATTAGACATGACCCTCAGTATTGCCTCTATTCTGCACTTGTGTTTGGTATCCATTGACAGATACCTGGCTATTTGTGAACCTCTGAGTTACAGAATGAAGGTGACAAATGGCAAAGTAGCAGTGTGCATTGCAATGAtatggctgttttcagtcacaTTTAGCTTTGGGGTTGTTCTGTCTAAAGTAAATGTAATAGGTCTGGAGAACCTTTTAATGCAAGCTTCCTGTGTTGGAAACTGTGCTTTGATTTTTAATAGAGAGTGGGGTGTTACTGTATCACTTGTGGCTTTTTTTGTTCCAGGAACTGTCATGAGCTCTCTGTACCTTAAGATCTTTTACGTTGCAAGAAAGCAAGCTAAAATAATGTCTGAAAGGTCTACTGTGAAACAGAACTCTTGTGGAACCAAGGTCCATTCATCagaacagagggagagaaaagcagCTAAAACCCTTGGCATTGTCATGGGAATTTTTCTACTGTGCTGGCTGCCATTTTTCATTGTTACTATTACTGATCCATTCCTTAATTTCTCGACCCCTTTAGATGTTTTTGATGCCCTGGTATGGTTTGGGTACCTCAATTCAACATTCAACCCCTTGGTCTATGGCTTTTTTTATCCTCGCTTTCAAAAGGCATTTAGGATTATCATATCAAAATCTCTACACCTCAGTAATGCAAATAATTTATTACTCTAA